From one Streptomyces mobaraensis genomic stretch:
- a CDS encoding 5-formyltetrahydrofolate cyclo-ligase translates to MGTADGGKTDLRRILLDRRAALSPGTIEVAQEALGRRALGLPELADAGTVAAYVSVGREPGTRALLDGLRERGVRVLLPVLLPDNDLDWGLYRGPDHLARAGRGLLEPDGPRLGPDAVTGADAVLLPGLAVDGRGMRLGRGGGSYDRVLARLERAGATPALVVLLYDDEVVARVPEEPHDHPVHAVVTPGGVRRFAPA, encoded by the coding sequence ATGGGCACGGCAGATGGCGGCAAGACCGACTTGCGGCGAATTCTCCTGGACCGACGGGCGGCCCTGAGCCCCGGAACGATCGAGGTCGCGCAGGAGGCGCTGGGACGGCGCGCGCTCGGCCTGCCGGAGCTGGCGGACGCGGGGACGGTCGCCGCCTACGTCTCCGTCGGCCGCGAACCGGGCACCCGCGCCCTGCTGGACGGCCTGCGCGAACGCGGCGTCCGGGTGCTGCTGCCCGTCCTGCTGCCCGACAACGACCTCGACTGGGGCCTCTACCGCGGCCCCGACCACCTGGCCCGGGCCGGCCGCGGCCTGCTGGAGCCCGACGGGCCCCGGCTCGGCCCCGACGCCGTCACCGGCGCGGACGCCGTCCTGCTGCCCGGCCTCGCGGTGGACGGCCGGGGCATGCGGCTGGGGCGCGGGGGTGGCTCGTACGACCGCGTGCTGGCGCGCCTGGAGCGCGCGGGCGCGACGCCCGCCCTCGTCGTGCTCCTCTACGACGACGAGGTGGTCGCGCGAGTCCCGGAGGAACCGCACGACCACCCCGTGCACGCGGTGGTCACCCCTGGCGGGGTGCGCCGCTTCGCGCCGGCCTGA